The Sulfolobus islandicus Y.N.15.51 sequence AAAAGCACTAGAGAACTTAGAGGACGCATGGAGTGACTACCTCGAAGCGTTAAGCAGGGGCTACCAGTTATAGTTGTGGTAGCAAAAGGTGAAAAATAATGACAAAAAGTAAAAATAACCCCGGAAGGGGTAATACCATAAGGGAGAGTAATACCATGAAGGTAATGGAAGAAATAAGAGAAAAGATAAGAAAGGCAATCAAAGAAGGAGTTAGCCTAAGGGAAATAGAGGAGATAATCTTGCAAGAGGCCATGATGGAAGAGAGGGAAGCCTACCTAGAAGTTGAGAGAGTGTCCAGAATGCAAATAATTCAATAAATATAATGTGATAGAAAAACAATATTATAACTAGTTGAGAATAGAAGTCAATTATATCTTTCAATATGAGGGAAGATTAATATTTTATTGTAATATAAAATAACTTATAGTTGAGAAAAAATGAATTTCAAACATACCCCATATTATTCTAGTTAACCCTAGCCTAGGGTTAACTAGAGAGTTTGACAAATTCCTCTTGCGGAACTTTTGCTAACACGGAAGTGTAAATCAAGGAATTGTAAATTATTCCAATAACGTAAACAAAAACCTCAACCATATCCTTGTTAATAGCGTAAGGTCTCCAATACCTCTTCAAGAAAATACCAAAGAATTCAACATAACGTCTAAAACTAGAAAAACCAATTATCCAAGTTGAGGGCATTCCCAAGAAACCCCTATCAACAACCTTATAACCACTCATACCAAAACCAACCTTATTATCGGGAAAGTTTGCAAACTCAACTTGAATTGCGTGAAGAATCATGGTTGGGGAAATAGCATATAAAACCTTGAAGCCGAAGAAACTCCTACCCCTCTTCTTCGCAAACTCACCCTTAAATCTACGATGAATCTTAGCCCTCATATAGTAGTAAATTAAGTTTGCTGCTTCCCTAAACTTTCCTTGTCTCAAGTTGAGTTCTAGCTTTTTCTTTAATGTCTCCTTGTTTCTCTTTCCGAAGGGTACTTCGATTATGTTGGAATCTATTGCCCAGAGTTTGTTAACTTTGCCGTATAAGGCACTACTTGGCAAGTAGTTTTCTAGTTTGCTTAGCTTTTCCTCAAGTTCTTTTGCGTATTCCTTGAATGCTTTCTTTATTTCTCCCCTAAGTTTCTTTGCCCTTCTGTGGTTTTCGGATTTTGACTTGCGTTCTCCTAGAAACCATCTTACTACAATGTCCGTGTAATAGTATGCTTCTACATCTCTGTAGGAGCATTGCCATATCATCATGACGATGAGTACTCTAAGTATGTATAGGTCTAGTGATGATAGTGCTTTTGAGGTGATTAGTATGTAGTGCATTTTCAAAAGAGTTTTATGCCTTGATGATAGTTTATCATAGGGGACCGGGAGATTGTAGTATTCTATCCAAGGTTTCATATCTCCCAATCCTTGTACTACGTCTTCCCGGTCCCCTTTAAGTATTACTCAAGATTTTACTCCAAGTGAAAATTCAAAATTTCTCAAGAGTTTATGCTTTCTTTTGAGTTATTATCTATAAACTTATACATAGATTTATTGAATTATTTACACTTGGGATGCTCTCTTGAGGACGACCACAAGAACGGGACCTACTTCAGATATCTGGGAACCGGAGACGGAGTATTAAGACTCAGAGTACCGAGAACCAGAAAGGGTGGCTTCAGACCTAAGATCCTTCCGGAGAAAGGACCAGCCCAGATTACGAGGACTTCCTCCAGCAGCCTATCAGGCATGACTCCAAGTCAAGGCCGTGTTAGCAGCCAAGGGAAT is a genomic window containing:
- a CDS encoding transposase, encoding MKPWIEYYNLPVPYDKLSSRHKTLLKMHYILITSKALSSLDLYILRVLIVMMIWQCSYRDVEAYYYTDIVVRWFLGERKSKSENHRRAKKLRGEIKKAFKEYAKELEEKLSKLENYLPSSALYGKVNKLWAIDSNIIEVPFGKRNKETLKKKLELNLRQGKFREAANLIYYYMRAKIHRRFKGEFAKKRGRSFFGFKVLYAISPTMILHAIQVEFANFPDNKVGFGMSGYKVVDRGFLGMPSTWIIGFSSFRRYVEFFGIFLKRYWRPYAINKDMVEVFVYVIGIIYNSLIYTSVLAKVPQEEFVKLSS